The sequence TGACGTTGCCGACGCCGAGGCTCGCGTACGCCGCGCCCGGGCAGATGCCCGAGAGGCCCCAGCCGACGCCGAAGACGGCGCCGCCGACCAGGACGTTCCGGTCGAAGGGCTTCAGGCGGCGCTCGTAGGGGTCGCCCGTGAGGGGTGCCGCGTCCCGAATACGGGGCAACAGGGCGAACGCGATCCCGGAGACGATGGCGGCCCCGAACATCACGAACGGGAGGCCCAGATCCTCGAACTGGAGGAAGTTCAGCACCACCTCCGGGCGCGCCATGTGGCTGAACCCGAGCCCGAACCCGAACACGATGCCGCCGACGAAGACTAGCGGCTTGAACAGCGGGTGCCGGTCGCTCATGGGCTCACCCCCAGCGCGGCGACGACCTGTGCCGTCCCGATGGCGACGGTCAGGAACGTCAGGACGCCGGCCAGCGACGTCTTCGACGCCGAACCGACGCCGCAGACGCCGTGGCCGGACGTACAGCCCTTGCCGATCCGGGTTCCGATGCCGACCAGGATACCGCCGACGAACAGCCGCCACGGCTGGACGTCGGTCTGCCAGAGCGTCACGCCGGCGACCTCGTAGAGCTGGCCGGTCGTTCCGGGCTCGTACAGCGAACTCGTGACCAGGCCGGACTGAACCGTCGCCGCGAACGCTAGCCCGCCCAGCACGATGCCGGCCGTGAACACGAGCCGCCAGTCCCGCGAGGCGACGTACTGCTGGAACCGCGACTGGTCGGAGACGTACGACAGCGTCGACTCCAGGAACGTGCTCGCCCCGGCCGGGATACCCGTCCCGACGTAGATCAGGACGGTCCCGAGGCCGACGAGCAGGCCGCCGACGGCGTAGCGACTGATCCCGTTCGGGAACAGGTCGGCGGCCGCCTGGAGCAGTACTGGGTCAGTGACCATCGGCGTCGTCAGTCACCCGCGAGCGAGTCCTGACTGGCGGCGCAGTTGTTCGGCCCGAGCTCCAGCGTGAACGCCTCGTCGTCGTCGACGGCGTTCTGCCCGAGGTTCGTCGCGATGATGTCCTCGTAGTTGGCCGGCCGCGGCGGCATGTCCGAGAGGATCAGCTCGACGAAGTCGTCCTCGTCCATCGTGAGTGCGTCCATCTCATCGACGAGCTCGCCGATGGGCGCGGTGTAGGTACCGTCCGCAGCGGGCTCGGCGGCGTCGCTGAAGTGCGCGCCACCGACGAGCGTGTCGTCGGGCAGCGGTAGGACGCGGTCCTGCAGCGACTCGTAGAGCATGCGCGCGGCGTCCGGCGCGCCCTCGTCGCCCTCTTCGAGGTCGGGGCGGGCGACGCTCTCGACGAAGAGTCCGTCGCCGGTCGCGAGCAGACTGTCGTCGACGAGGTACGAGGTCATTCCGGTCGTGTGGCCGGGCGTGTACACCGCCTCGACGGTCGCGTCTCCGACCTCGAAGGTGTCGCCGTCCGCGGCCGTGGTCAGCTCGTCAGCGTACGTCACGCCGCGGTCGACCGCGGCCTCGGGAACGACGCCCTCGACGCCCTCGTCGTCGAGGTCGCGCACGCCCGAGATGTGGTCGGCGTGGATGTGCGTGTCGAGCGCGTACTGCAGGTCGACGCCGAGGTCGTCGGTGTCGGCGAGATAGCGGTCGGTGAACGCCCGCAGCGGGTCGATGATTGCGGCTTCGCCGTCGTCGTAGAGCAGATAGCCGAGACAGCCCGAGGAGGGGCGCTGGTACTGGACGAGCGTCCCCGCGCCGTCGTAGTTCTCGACCTTGACGGCCTCGTAGATGCGCGCCCAGCCGTTCATGCCGTCTTCGAGGTGGTTCACGTCGTAGCCGCGCTCGGCGAGCGTCCCCGCGACGAACTCGCTGGCGCCGCCCTTCGCGCACAGGACGGTTACCTCGCGGTCGTCGGGGATCCGGTCGAGCACGTCCTCGTCGATGTCGTCCTCGAGGAACTGGAAGTACGGGACGTTGATCGACGTGACGTTCTCGCCGTCGATGCGCCACTCCTCGTAGTCCGAGTTCATTCGCGCGTCGAGCAGTGTCACGTCCTCGCCCGCGTCGATGCGCTCTTTTAGCGTCTCCGGGGCGACCGTCTCCACGTCGGCGTCCGGAGTTGGGAAGTCTTCCGCGTTCATGTCGTGCACCCCCGTCTATCGGATGGACGTACTAAAGGGTTTGCATAGTATTCCATCTTATGCACAATATAGTATCCCCCTGCGACTCTGTCTGGAGCGGTGTATACGACTACATACCCGATACTGAGGGAAATTACGATTTCGCCACTGACCAGTAGTTGGCGTCAGTCACAAGAACCAGCAATCTTTTAACTACGGAGTCAATATTGTGCGTTAGCTCCAAGACAAATCAACGGAGCGGACACAACAATGAGTGCAGAATACGACATCGCGGAGACGCTCGACGTGAAAGGCGCATCGTGCCCGATGCCGGTCGTCAAGACCAAATCGGCCATCGACGACCTCGCCGCCGACGAGGTTCTGGAGGTACTCGCGACCGACTCGGGCAGCATGAGCGACATCGACGGCTGGGCCGACGGCACGGACGGCGTGGAACTGCTCGCACAGGAGGAGAGCGGTGACGTGTACAAACACTACGTGCGCAAGACGGAGTGAAAATGAGCACGGACACCTCAGACACGACAGCCGAGGACGCCCCCGACGCGGCCGAGGGTGACGCCCCCTCCCGCGCGGAGCTGGCCGCACGCGTCGCCGAGCTGGAGGAGTCGCTCGCCGAGTCGGAGGACGACGACGACCCGAAGAAGATGTCGATCATTGCGACGAAAGGGACGCTGGACATGGCCTACCCGCCGCTGATCCTCGCCAGCACCGCGGCCGCGTTCGGCTACGACGTGACGGTCTTCCACACGTTCTGGGGCCTGGATATCCTCCACGAGGAGCGCTCGAAGGACCTCAAGCTGAGCTCCGTCGGCAACCCCAACATGCCCGTGCCCAACGCGGTCGCCGCCCTGCCCGGGATGGATCGGGTGACGACGAAGCTGATGGAGAAGAAGATCGACGACAACGACACCGCAACCATCGAAGAGCTCGTCGAGACGAGCCTGGACATGGGCGTGGAGTTCCAGGCCTGTCAGATGACCATCGACCTGATGGACTACGACGAGGACGACTTCTACGACGGCGTCACCGCGGGCGTCGGCGCCGCCACCGCCCTCCAGGACATGGCCGACGCCGACATCCAGCTCCTCGTCTGATCCCCGTCGTCCGGGTCATCGCGGCTACCGCAGGGTCCAGCGATGTGAGCGGCCGAGCGCGGAGTAGTACTCGGAAGCCCGGTTCGGCCCGCACTGCTCACGGGCTGATCTTATGTAACAATCGGAGGCGTGCTCCGGGCTAGTGTTACATAAGACCCGCGCCGGGACGGTCAAGTCGTCTGGAGGGGATCCGGCATCCGAGTCGTGGGATCGGCCCTCGGCCCGCACGCGGGGATCGGAGCGGGGAGAGTGTTTTCCCGCCCGGCGTCGTACTCGCTCGCATGAACGACGACGCACCCGCCGCGCGGATCGGCGACATACTGGGCGAGCGCGGAGAGACGCTGGCCGTCGCCGAGTCCTGTACCGGGGGACTGCTCGGGTCGACGATCACGGGCGTCGCCGGGTCGAGCGACTACTTCGTCGGCGGCGTCGTCGCCTACACGGAGCGGACAAAGCGCCAGTTGCTCGCGGTCTCCCGGGAGAGCCTGGAGCGCCACGGCGCGGTGAGCGAGACGGTCGCCAGCGCGATGGCGCGGCACATCCGCGACGAGACCGGCGCCGACTGGGGCGTCTCCACGACCGGCTACGCGGGCCCGGGCGGCGGCGACGCCGACACCCCGGTCGGCACCGTCTACATCGGCATCGCGTACGCCGGCGGCGACGGCCGTGACCCCTACGCGACCGTCGAACACCACCGCTTCGAGGGCGAGCGCGCGACGGTCAAAGAGCGCATCGTCGAGCAGGCACTGCGGTCTGCGCTGGGAGAGATAGTGGAGTGAGCGACCGTTCGATAGATCCGACTGGAATCCGAGCACAGAACGACTGGCTTCGTGGTACTTACCTCGTTTCGAGAGCTCAAACACTGTCCGACGAGGCGGACGGACGTGTGAAAGGACGGCTCCCGTTCTGACGGCGCCTCGACCCGCGGCGGGGGCCACACGAACAGTCGATCACTCGGTCGTCGGTGGTGCCGACTCGGCCGACTCGCCGTTCCGTAGACACGCCGCAGGGTGATCCGCGCGCTCGTCCCCGCCCCCGTCTCCGTCGGTCGGTTCGAGCGCGGGGTCCTCGCGCTCGCAGACGCTCTCGAAGGCGTCGAGCCGGTCGGCCGCCTCGTCGGTCCGACCGGCCGCGGCCGCGTCGACCGCATCGTCGAGGAGCCGCTCGGCCTCGCCGTCGGAGAGCGGGTCCGGGACGCCGAACGCCTCGCGGACGGCCTCGGGGTCGTCGAACTCGTCGGCGCCCACGTCACCGCGCTCGACGGCGAGCCGGAGGTCGAGCACCCCCCGGAACTCGCCGTCCCGGAACTCGAACCCCTCGGGGGGTATCACGCGGTGACACCGCGGGTGGAACGAGCAGCCGGCGGGCGGGTTCGACGGGTCGGGCACGTCGCCGGTCAGCTCGACGGCCGCGTCGCGGGCGTCCGGGTCCGGCTCGGGGATGGCCGACAGCAGCGCCTCGGTGTAGGGGTGGCGCGGGTCGGCGAACAGCGCCTCGGCCGACCCGCGCTCGACGACCTCGCCGAGGTACATGACGCAGACGCGGTCGCAGACCTGGCGGACGACCCCCAGGTCGTGGCTGATGAGCACCATCGCGAGGCCCAGGTCGTCCTGCAGGTCCGAGAGGAGCGAGAGGATCTCCGCCTGGACGCTCACGTCCAGCGCGGAGACGGGCTCGTCGACGACCAGCAGGTCGGGGTCGAGCACGAGCGCCCGGGCGAGGGCGATCCGCTGTTTCTGCCCGCCGGAGAACTCGTGGGGGTAGCGGTCGGCGTCGGCCGCCGTCAGTCCGACGCGTTCGAGCGTGTCGGCGACGATCTCCCGGCGACGGTCGGCGTCGCGCAGACCGTGGATCGCCAGCGGCTCGGCGACCGACTCGCCGACGGTGAGCCGCGGGTCGAACGCCGAGTTTGGGTCCTGGAAGACGACCTGGGCGCGCCGGCGGAAGCGGTCGCGGTCGTCGCCCGCGAGGTCGGCGACCGGCCGGCCGTCGAAGCGCACCTCGCCGCCCGTCGGCTCCTCAAGGCCCAGCAGCGTCGTCGCGGTCGTGGACTTGCCGCAGCCCGACTCCCCGACGAGCCCGACCGTCTCCCCCGCGCGCACCTCGAAGCTCACGCCGTCGACGGCCTCGACGTGGCCGGTCACCCGCCGGAGCAGCCCCGACCGGACCGGGTAGTGCTTCTCGAGGTCCCGGACTTCGAGGAGCGGCGCGTCAGTCATCGCTCACCCCCAGCTCCGGGGGGAGCGCGTGGTCCTCGCCGTAGAGCAGACAGGCGACCCCGTGGTCGGTCGCACCCGCATCGGTGTCCCCCTCCGGACCTCCCTGCCCTCCGCTGTCGGTGTCGGCACGGCCCCCGTCGACGGCCCGGAACGCGGGCTGGTTGCCCCCGATACAGTCGTCGACCGCGTGCGGACAGCGCGGGTGGAACCGGCAGCCGTCGGGCGGGTCGGTCGGCTCCGGGATCGACCCGCCGATGGTCTCCAGCGCCGCGCCGCGCCCCGGGAGACAGGCCAGCAGCGCCCGCGTGTACGGATGGGCCGGGTCGTCGAACAGGTCGTGGACGCCGGCCGTCTCCATCACCTTCCCGGCGTACGTGACGACGACGCGGTCGGCGATCTCCGCGACGACGCCCAGGTCGTGGGTGACGAACAGAAGCGCCATCCCGCGCTCGGCCTGCAGGTCCGCGAGGAGGTTCAATACCTGGCGCTGGATGGTCACGTCCAGCGCCGTCGTCGGCTCGTCGGCGATCAGCAGGTCGGGGTCGGCCGCCAGGGCCATCGCGACGACGACCCGCTGTTTCATCCCGCCGGAGAACTGGTGGGGGTAGTCGTCGAACCGCGCCGCGGCCTCGCCGATCCCGACGCGGTCGAGCAGCGCGACGGCCTCCTCGCGGGCGGCCGCCTTCGACACGTCGCGGTGGATGCGGATCGCCTCGACGACCTGCTCCCCCACGGTGTAGACGGGGTCCAGGGCGTCCTGGGGGTTCTGGAAGACGTGGCCGATGCGCCCGCCGCGGTAGGATTCGAGCTCCGAGACCGAGCAGTCGGTGAGGTCGGTCCCGTCGAAGCGGATCTCCCCGTCGACGGCGGCGGAGTCGGGGAGCAACCGGGTGATCGACTCGCAGGCGACGGTCTTGCCCGACCCGGACTCGCCGACGAGACACACCGTCTCGCCCTCGCCCACGTCGAAGTCGACGCCGTCGACCGCGCGGACGACGCCCTCGTCGGTGTCGAAGCGGACCCGCAGGTCGCGGACGTCGAGGAGCGGGTCGGCCATCTACCGCACCTCCTCCCGGGGATCGAGCACGTCCCGGACCGTGTCGCCGAAGACGTTGAACGAGACGACCAGCCCGACCAGCAGGAGGACGGCGGGGACCGAGGTCCACCACTGGACGTGCCAGGGCATGTGCCGGCCCTGCAGGCTGACCCGGAGCAGTTCGCCGAACGAGGCCGGCCGCGTCGAGTTGAGCGCGAGGTACGCGAGGCCGACCTGCGCGAGCACGAGCAGGGGGATCCGCCGCGTGAGCGCGGTGACGATGGTGGCCGTCGAGTTCGGGACGACGTGGCGGCGGACCACGTGCAGGTCGCTCGCGCCGGCCGCCCTCGCGGCGCGGACGTACCCCTCGCTCCGCCGCTGCATCGCCTCGCCGCGGACCAGCCGGGCGATCCCGCCCCAGTCGAGCAGCCCGAACACGAGCACGAACGCGAACGCGCCGCCGTCGGAGATGCCCTCGACGTTGCCGAAAAACAGCGTCGCGAGGACGATGTAGACGACGATCGCCGGGATCGTCTGCTGGACGTCGACGTAGCGCATCACCAGGTCGTCGACCCACCCGCCGTAGTAGCCGGCGACCGTCCCCACCGTCGTCGCAACGGCGGCCATCACCACCGCGGTTGCGACGCCGACCTTGACCGCGACGTGCATCCCGCCGATGAGTCCCTCGACGACGTTCTCGCCGATGCGGTTCGTCCCGAGCGGGTACTGCCAGGTGCCCCGACAGACGCCGTCGACGACCGGGCCGACGCAGGAGTAGCCGTCGGTGGCGCCCATGTTTACACCGGCGAACACCGGCGGCTGGAGCCGCGCGTCGAGCTTCGCGTAGGTGAACTGGAACAGTTCCGGCCCGAGCACGCCGAGCAGGGCGAACAGGACGAGGTACCCGAGCGCGAGGACGCCCGCGGGCCGGGCGAGGAACGCCCGGACGTGCCGGGCGGTCCGGTCGCGGTCGGCCACCAGCGGGACGAGGACGTACCGGGCGAGGACGACCAGCGCGGCGACGACCAGCCAGCCCGACCGGTTCACGTCCCACCCGACCAACGGGATCGTCTTCTCGGGTTCGACCACCAGGTCGTAGGCGAGCAGGCCGACAACCGCCAGCAACGCGAGCGCGAACCCGGTCGTCCTCGCGGACGGCCGCCGCCGGCCGGGCGCCGTCGCGTCCCAGTCGACCCGCGCGAACTCCGGGGGATCGGAATCGCTGGAGGGCATGCCCACTCATGGCACACCCGGCCAAATCAAATTTTATACCGTGTGATGACAAAACACGGCACGACAGATGGCCCCGCTACCGTCCGCACGCAACGGTCCCTCCTGCCCCGGTTTCGCCGCGAATCGGCCCGTCCCCCCGGTGTTCCCCTCGGAGGAGGGACGGGTCCGATGAGCTACGCACGGTATCTCCTCCGGCGCGCCGCCTTCGCCGTCCTGTCCGCGTATCTGGTCGTGACGATCACCTTCTTCGTCATCGCGAGTACGGTCAGGCTGCGGCTGCAACAGCGCCTCGCGCTCGCGTCGTGGGGAGGGGCGACCGAGGAGGAACTCGAATCGATCCGGGAGGGGTTCGTCGCCGCGCGGGACCTCGACACGCCGATGCACGAGCGCTACGTCGGCTGGCTGGTCGACGTGACCACCCTCGACTGGGGGTATTCGTTCGCCTACGGCCGCCCGGTGATCGCGGTCCTCGACGGCCGCGTCCAGGCGACGCTCGGCTACGTCCTCCCGGGCGTCGCCGTCGCGGTCCTGGCGGGCGTGCTGCTGGGGCTGTTCGCCGCGCTCGCGAAGGACGGCGCCTTCGACTGGTCGGTCCGCCTGGTCGCCTACGCGCTGTTCGGCGTCCCGGTGTTCATGTTCGTGATCTACCTCCGGTACCTCTCCGGCGAGGGGATCATCCCCGTCGGCCTCGGCCGCTGGGCGCTCGCGACGACCGCCGTCGCGGCGAGCCTGCTGGCCGGACAGGTCAGGTTCGCTCGCGCGTCCGCGCTCGAACAGACCGGTCGGGCGTTCGTGAAGATGCTCCGCGCGAAAGGCGCCGACCGCCTCCGCCTGGCGCGTCACGTCCTCCGGAACGCGGCGATCCCGATCGTCTCGCTGTCGATGACGGAGCTGCTGGCCGTCCTCGTGTTGAACATCTACATCATCGAGGCGGTCGTCGGGATCCCCGGCCTCGCCGAGGCGAGCCTGCGCGCCATCCGCGAGAGCGACACCGCCCTGGTCATCTGGACGACGCTGGTCGTCGTCTTCATCGGGATCACCGGCAACTTCCTCCAGGACGTGCTCTACGGCTCGCTCGACCCCCGGGTCCGGACCGAGACCGAGCGCCAGTGAAGACGGGGTCGACACCGACCGAACCGGACGACCCGTCGGGAAACGGGCCTCAGCCGCGCTCGACGAACACCGCGTCGGCCGACGTGTGTCCCCTGTTGAACGACACCACCTTCGCGCGGATGGGGTCGCCGACGGAAACCCCGGAGGGAACGTCCTCGACGAACAGGACGAACCCCTCGACTTTGCCGACCGCGACCGTCCCGCCCGAGTGGTGGTCCGAGAACTCGGTCACCCCGACCGTGTATGACTCACCGATCTCGACGGGTGGCTCCCGCTCCTGTGCCGCCTCGTGGGCCCGCTCGGACGCTCGACTCTCCGACGACCGACGACGCCGAACCGCGATCGCGGCGAGCGACACCACCACGAGGCCCGTCCCGGCGGCGATCCAGACGTACTCCATGCCCGGCCCTCTCCGCGGACCGGCATGAAATCTGTGGTGTCGCGAACGGAGCGACGGGACACCTCCTCGAACCGGGGCTCCGACGATCGTTCCGGGAACTATATATCAGATTTCTGTCCTTCGAAATGAAGGGAAACGCATCGTTTGTTCCGGCCGACGATCCGATCGGTTCGTCGGCGAGCGATCGACCCGTGTTCGGGCTGTAAGGACGAGAATGTCCGGGTCTGACCAGCTGCGGCCGATACAGTCGGTTCACACGCGATCACTCGACCCGAACCCTCCGATCGGCACTCTCCCCGTCGATTTGCGGTTTTCTTCCCTCGATAGCTGCCGATCTAGGTCACCACGCCGGATAGATGTCTGTCGGTATCTGAATATAGTATCAGACAGGGATCGGATACGCGACAGTCACGACCGGGTGATCCTCCGAGAGCCGTTCCCTGCCCGGCATCGCCCCCCTTACAGTCGTATCTCTGTAATTTACGGTCGTCTCTCCGCGATCCGGGCGACCGGTCGCTCGGGTACCGGCGGATCGCTCGGGGAGTTCGCGCGAAGGAGAAGGGGCGAATGCGACGGGGACGAACGCTCGACGACAGTGGGTAACCGGAGTCTCGGAGCGAGTAATCGGACCGTGTGCTCCGCTGTTGCGAGTAACGGTGACTTTCCCCGTCGGGAGCGAAAGAACGGTATCGCCGGTTTATCACGACCCGCCTCGTAGGATGGACCGCGACGCAGGCGACGCGCCCCAGCGAGACACACCATGAGTTTACACGAAATCTCGGGCGGACGGGATTCGAATCGCGAACGCAACGATTTCCCTCGGGACAGCCCGGAGGCGAGCGGTCAGAGCGACCGCGCCGCCGCTCCGGAAGCGGCCAGCCACCGGTCGCCATCGAGCGGTGGACCCGACGGATCGACCGGAGCCGACACCGGGGAGTCTACCGTCAGCGCCGGCGAACGAGCGACTCCCGACGCGGCCGACGAGCGGGAGCCCGGACCGGCGACCGCCGAGGGACGCTCCGCCGACGCGGGCCCGACGGAACCCGTCGCGTACGTCCATCCGCTCGAGGAGTACGAGCGTTCGAAACCGGACGGCGCCCGGGAGAGCATCGGAATGCAGTCCCAGATGGGACGGTCTTCGACCGACCGTTCGTCGGCTCCTTCCTCGGGACTCCCCTCGGAGATCGCCCGGTTGCAGTCCTCCCGCGCCGACGAGGCGCAAGATTCCGACGGTTACGATCCGGCGTGTGCACAGGCCTCCTGGTTTCTCGCGATCCGCCAGCGAAC comes from Halosimplex halophilum and encodes:
- a CDS encoding MBL fold metallo-hydrolase, translated to MNAEDFPTPDADVETVAPETLKERIDAGEDVTLLDARMNSDYEEWRIDGENVTSINVPYFQFLEDDIDEDVLDRIPDDREVTVLCAKGGASEFVAGTLAERGYDVNHLEDGMNGWARIYEAVKVENYDGAGTLVQYQRPSSGCLGYLLYDDGEAAIIDPLRAFTDRYLADTDDLGVDLQYALDTHIHADHISGVRDLDDEGVEGVVPEAAVDRGVTYADELTTAADGDTFEVGDATVEAVYTPGHTTGMTSYLVDDSLLATGDGLFVESVARPDLEEGDEGAPDAARMLYESLQDRVLPLPDDTLVGGAHFSDAAEPAADGTYTAPIGELVDEMDALTMDEDDFVELILSDMPPRPANYEDIIATNLGQNAVDDDEAFTLELGPNNCAASQDSLAGD
- a CDS encoding CinA family protein, whose amino-acid sequence is MNDDAPAARIGDILGERGETLAVAESCTGGLLGSTITGVAGSSDYFVGGVVAYTERTKRQLLAVSRESLERHGAVSETVASAMARHIRDETGADWGVSTTGYAGPGGGDADTPVGTVYIGIAYAGGDGRDPYATVEHHRFEGERATVKERIVEQALRSALGEIVE
- a CDS encoding DsrE/DsrF/DrsH-like family protein, encoding MSTDTSDTTAEDAPDAAEGDAPSRAELAARVAELEESLAESEDDDDPKKMSIIATKGTLDMAYPPLILASTAAAFGYDVTVFHTFWGLDILHEERSKDLKLSSVGNPNMPVPNAVAALPGMDRVTTKLMEKKIDDNDTATIEELVETSLDMGVEFQACQMTIDLMDYDEDDFYDGVTAGVGAATALQDMADADIQLLV
- a CDS encoding ABC transporter ATP-binding protein, with translation MTDAPLLEVRDLEKHYPVRSGLLRRVTGHVEAVDGVSFEVRAGETVGLVGESGCGKSTTATTLLGLEEPTGGEVRFDGRPVADLAGDDRDRFRRRAQVVFQDPNSAFDPRLTVGESVAEPLAIHGLRDADRRREIVADTLERVGLTAADADRYPHEFSGGQKQRIALARALVLDPDLLVVDEPVSALDVSVQAEILSLLSDLQDDLGLAMVLISHDLGVVRQVCDRVCVMYLGEVVERGSAEALFADPRHPYTEALLSAIPEPDPDARDAAVELTGDVPDPSNPPAGCSFHPRCHRVIPPEGFEFRDGEFRGVLDLRLAVERGDVGADEFDDPEAVREAFGVPDPLSDGEAERLLDDAVDAAAAGRTDEAADRLDAFESVCEREDPALEPTDGDGGGDERADHPAACLRNGESAESAPPTTE
- a CDS encoding YeeE/YedE family protein — translated: MSDRHPLFKPLVFVGGIVFGFGLGFSHMARPEVVLNFLQFEDLGLPFVMFGAAIVSGIAFALLPRIRDAAPLTGDPYERRLKPFDRNVLVGGAVFGVGWGLSGICPGAAYASLGVGNVTILWALAGMFLGAYAQGYWRSRNHARDTAPTGAD
- a CDS encoding ABC transporter ATP-binding protein, with product MADPLLDVRDLRVRFDTDEGVVRAVDGVDFDVGEGETVCLVGESGSGKTVACESITRLLPDSAAVDGEIRFDGTDLTDCSVSELESYRGGRIGHVFQNPQDALDPVYTVGEQVVEAIRIHRDVSKAAAREEAVALLDRVGIGEAAARFDDYPHQFSGGMKQRVVVAMALAADPDLLIADEPTTALDVTIQRQVLNLLADLQAERGMALLFVTHDLGVVAEIADRVVVTYAGKVMETAGVHDLFDDPAHPYTRALLACLPGRGAALETIGGSIPEPTDPPDGCRFHPRCPHAVDDCIGGNQPAFRAVDGGRADTDSGGQGGPEGDTDAGATDHGVACLLYGEDHALPPELGVSDD
- a CDS encoding YeeE/YedE family protein translates to MVTDPVLLQAAADLFPNGISRYAVGGLLVGLGTVLIYVGTGIPAGASTFLESTLSYVSDQSRFQQYVASRDWRLVFTAGIVLGGLAFAATVQSGLVTSSLYEPGTTGQLYEVAGVTLWQTDVQPWRLFVGGILVGIGTRIGKGCTSGHGVCGVGSASKTSLAGVLTFLTVAIGTAQVVAALGVSP
- a CDS encoding ABC transporter permease, which gives rise to MPSSDSDPPEFARVDWDATAPGRRRPSARTTGFALALLAVVGLLAYDLVVEPEKTIPLVGWDVNRSGWLVVAALVVLARYVLVPLVADRDRTARHVRAFLARPAGVLALGYLVLFALLGVLGPELFQFTYAKLDARLQPPVFAGVNMGATDGYSCVGPVVDGVCRGTWQYPLGTNRIGENVVEGLIGGMHVAVKVGVATAVVMAAVATTVGTVAGYYGGWVDDLVMRYVDVQQTIPAIVVYIVLATLFFGNVEGISDGGAFAFVLVFGLLDWGGIARLVRGEAMQRRSEGYVRAARAAGASDLHVVRRHVVPNSTATIVTALTRRIPLLVLAQVGLAYLALNSTRPASFGELLRVSLQGRHMPWHVQWWTSVPAVLLLVGLVVSFNVFGDTVRDVLDPREEVR
- a CDS encoding ABC transporter permease — its product is MSYARYLLRRAAFAVLSAYLVVTITFFVIASTVRLRLQQRLALASWGGATEEELESIREGFVAARDLDTPMHERYVGWLVDVTTLDWGYSFAYGRPVIAVLDGRVQATLGYVLPGVAVAVLAGVLLGLFAALAKDGAFDWSVRLVAYALFGVPVFMFVIYLRYLSGEGIIPVGLGRWALATTAVAASLLAGQVRFARASALEQTGRAFVKMLRAKGADRLRLARHVLRNAAIPIVSLSMTELLAVLVLNIYIIEAVVGIPGLAEASLRAIRESDTALVIWTTLVVVFIGITGNFLQDVLYGSLDPRVRTETERQ
- a CDS encoding TRAM domain-containing protein, producing the protein MEYVWIAAGTGLVVVSLAAIAVRRRRSSESRASERAHEAAQEREPPVEIGESYTVGVTEFSDHHSGGTVAVGKVEGFVLFVEDVPSGVSVGDPIRAKVVSFNRGHTSADAVFVERG
- a CDS encoding sulfurtransferase TusA family protein; its protein translation is MSAEYDIAETLDVKGASCPMPVVKTKSAIDDLAADEVLEVLATDSGSMSDIDGWADGTDGVELLAQEESGDVYKHYVRKTE